A segment of the Gemmatimonadota bacterium genome:
TGACGTGCCCACCCATCCCATCAGCTATCAACAAGACTTCGCTCCCATCAGCATCGGGATCACCCGGCTCAATCAGGCCGTAATCGTCCTCCTGATATTCCCGTCCACCGGGAATTTGCTGCGCGGCAAATCGTCCGTCTAAAAGATCCATATACTTCCTCTTAATCGCGTGTTCTACCTGAGCACGATTATCAGTATTACTGTGTATGCACTCATGGCCTTCATCGGGCCGCGTTCAAAACTGACCACAGGTGGATCAACCAGCCCATCCAGATAAACCACAGGATAGCCGCCAGAACAAATTGGAAAAGGGCAATTAGCAAACGTCCCTGAAGCAACTGCCCCAAACTCGGAATAAAAAAACTACACAAAGCTGCAAGAACATTACCGCCCGAACCTTGTCCCGCCATACTATTTCCTCCTTTTATCGACATTAATAAAACCGCGTTGCCCCAACACTGCTATTTTTCTCGCCCTCCATAACGACGCAACACCTCAGCGGCCTCACGAGCATTTTGCCCAATCGCAAGGCGTAGCGGCGTCACTCCATTAATCTTCGCGTTGACATCGGCTCCATGTTTGAGCAATACCTCTACCATCCTATGAGCGTTTTTCTGCGCCGCCCAGTGCAGCGGCGTTCTGCCAGTGTTGTCTTTTGCGTGGACATCGGCGCCTGACTTGAGCAATATTTCGGCTGTCGCAGAAGCATCTTGCAACGCCGCCGAGTGTAGTGGCGTCCTGCCTTCGTTGTTTTTGGCGTATATATTGGTGCTGGCCTTGAGCAATATTTCGGCTGTCGCAGAAGCATCTTTATACGCTGCCCAATGCAGCGGCGTATTGCCATCATTATCTTTTGCGTTTATATCGGCTCCTGACTTGAGCAGGAATATAGTCAGCATAGGTAAGTTCAGTTTCGCTGTAATGTGCAGGTCCGTCTCACCCTTGTGTCTTCCCCTCGGCTGTGGCATGCGCCCTACCTTTGCGACAAATGCCTGACGCTGCTTTTCCAATAATGCCGCTTGCTCTTGACGTTGCTTCTCAGCCTGTTCGGCTACCAGTCTTGCTTGCTCTTGACGTTGCTTTTCCAATAATGCTGCTTGTTCCTGACGCCGCTTCTCAGCCTGTTCGGCTACCCATCTTGCTTGCTCTTGACGCTGCTTCTCAGCCTGTTCTTGACGCCACCTCTCCGCTTGGCGTGATGATGACAAACGACTTTCCAATTCTGACAACATAGGCGCATCTGAATCAATCACACGTATCGAATCCACATAGATACCCGCTATAATGAAATCCTTATCCTTCAAAGCTTCCTTAAATTTCTCCTCATACCGTTCAATTTTGGCCTGAGATTTTTTGTTTTCCCACCACAAATACCCCCCTAAACTCACAAGCAATAGACACAAACCCAAAGCTCCCCACAGCACCTTGCCGTGGACCCTTGGTTGTCGCTCTGACTCGGATGCAACAACTTGAGACACAGCAGATGGTGTACTTGCCTCCTCAACAGGAGCAACAGAAATCGAACTGTCGTCGCCTGATGGAAAAGCAGTGACTGTCGTCCCTTCCAACTTTGCACGCCATTCAGTGATACTCTGCGGACGATCTCCCTCATCCACAGCCAACGCCCAATCTATTGCAGACAGAAATTCTGCACTCACTTGACCTGCACATCGCTCAGACACTGGAATCAGAGGATCATCACGCATGCGATCCGTCGCATCATACGGCACTTCACCAGTCAATGCTCGATAGCATACACCGCCCAATGCATAGATATCTGTCCAGGGGCCTTGATCTCCCCGACTCGAATACTGCTCTATCGGCGCGTAACCCGGCGTAATAATTGACGTAACTGAACGACTTCGAGCACCTATTGCCTGACGTGCTGAACCAAAGTCTAACAACACGGGCGAATCATCCTCATCACGAATGATGATGTTACCCGGCTTGATATCTCGATGCAAAAAATCTGCCCTATGCACCACCTCCAGACCATCAAGGATCGGATACAGTATGGATTTGAGCTCAGATTCTTTCAATGTCCCTTTGCGTTCCAAAAACGCCGATAAGGTCTCACCCTCAGCATATTCCATCACGATATACGCCGTACCATGTGCCTCAAAGAAACGATACACCTTAATAATGTGGCGATGATCAAAGCGAGCTAAGGCACGCGCTTCATCCACGAAGCGATCTAATCCCCACTCAAAATCACCTCGAAACTGACTCGCTTGTGGGGCAACACTGTTATCGCTTGTACGGGTAGCAATATCGGATGGGAGGTATTCTTTGATAGCAACGGCTTTGTCCAGATTGTGGTCAAAGCCGAGATAGGTCATGCCGAATCCGCCAAAGCCGAGGACACGTACCAGTTCGTATTCCTGAAGCCGGTACCCCTGGGGTAAGGCGTTAAGGGGTTGTTGTGCATCGTTCATAGCATTTCTCTTGATGATGTATTTTTTCCGTCAAAAAAATAACAATCAAAACCTTCTGGATTGCGGCTAAGATCATGCCGCAATGACAATCAAAACTACTGGATTACTGGCGTTGTAGTGAGGATATCCCCTGCCTCCGGTAGGCGCGTGGTGACTCGACGCCCTGCCGCAATGACAATCGCTATTCCTGACTCTCTTCTGTATCCTGCCAATCAAATGCATCGCCGCATAAGGGCATAAATCGCAGAACCGTATTGCCGATGCTAATATGGCTCAACGCGGGCAGTTCAACCGGGGTAAGCACGGGCTGATCATTGAGGTAGGTTAGATTAGTACCCCCACCGTGCTGCACATAAAACTTCCTGCCACGCGGATCATAGGTCACAGTAGCATGTCCGCCACGCGAAATTTGATCATCACCGAAATTGAGATTGACGCGGTCAGTTTCTCCGCGTCCAATCGAATTAGAACCATAACCCAATTGCATGGCCCTTCCTTTTCCTGGTCCCTTGACAATAACCAACCATCCCACAACCGGATCATCCATACCGTTGGATTCCTCAGCGCGTTCTTCCAGACGCGCTTGATCTTCCTGCCTGCGACGACCACCTACGATCCGGGTCTTTTCTTCAGGAATCGCTTGGGATTGAGAACCGCTCGCATCCATCTTTTGAGTAGGTGCATCCAAACGCCCAGAACCAGCGGCTTGATCACCGCCCGGTGGTGCTGGCGGCATCGGCCTTTGTGCCCTATCAGTCGGCTGGGTCGCATCTTCTCCTTTATTCGTTTTCTCTTCAATAATCTTACCATCGGGTCCGCGATAAACAGGCATAACACTACCCTCCTATTTTTCATAAAGTCGGTTGATTAAATTATCCAAACAGTACTGGCCCGATTGATTCAAAGCCATCTCTTCTCTACCTTGCGCGATATGCAGTGCAAAAACCAACAGTGCTGATTGAATCAGAGCGAGTAAGGTCGTGTAAAACGCGACACCCAGCCGCCCGGTGATCTGCGCCAGCAACTTTGGATCTTGTGGATTTTCAACACTCGCCGCATAATCCAGTGCAAACGCAATCCCCACCACCGTGCCAATAAAACCCATCGTAGGAATCAGCCAGACGAGATATCGCAGCATAGTATATTTGAGTTCAAGTTCGTGCTGAAATAATTCCAGAGAAGAATTTAACAGAGAATTGGTCTGATTGACCGATCTGCTCCCCTGAAATTGCAAAATACAGCGCGCGATTAAGCGTTGTAAAAAGAAAGTCCGTTCCCCATCCATGGGGCGCATCTTTTGATAGAGAGTTCCCAGGTCCTGTGCCCGCAACATGGTCTCTTCATCTTCTGGAAGGTATCGCCTGGAGATCTGTGCCAACTCCAAATTGGACTGGTTGAATCGCCCCCACAACTCGCCACATCCCATGCAAAACATCAGCCACATGACATTCTGGATCGTAAATGGATAAGGAAAATTTTCCGTGTGGCGATCGAGCAAAAAAGCACCCACCTGTGAATCGGGATTATCAAAGATAGTACTCAGCAGCGCAATAAGGACAATACCGATTCCCAAACCGATGCCAGATGCAATGAGGCGTTGATTTATTTCCACTGTTTGATCCGTTGCCATGTCAGTCCTCGTCTCCTATAATTTCACCCGTATCTACATTGCGACGCACTGGCCCCTCGGGCAAATCATCCTTGCGTCTTACAATATCCCGGTCGCCTTGCTTAACCATCGCCATAAGTTGCTGTGCGGTCGTCTGATACCGACCGAGCAAAATTGCATCCATCGGAGCTATAAAACCCTGCGTAATAGGCTGCCACTCGCCATTTCGCGCAACACAACTTCCGCCGCTACTACCGCAATCGGTTAGATAGTACGCCCCCTTCGCAGTCACAACCAATTCCGCCTGAACGCGAGACACTGTGCTGTCATCAATGCGAATATCCACATCCGAACCGCGACCAATTCGATAAATAGAAAATTTAGACATCTCGAAATCCTCTCAACCGGGTTTGGCACCTACGAAGTAACCACCATTCCGCTTTGTCAACTGCACCAGAAAATCGATAAAATCTCGTTTTGTGACATAGATGCCAATAGCGACAGCGTGTATCGGTATTTTTTTTCTATTTTGAGCCGTTACAGCATTGACGACCTGCCGCCAATCTTCCGAGGGAGCACCATCGCTCAATAGAATAATCTCTTCGGGATTAAGCGCCAGTGCTGCCGTCAGAGCTTCGCGGGTTGGCGTACCACCATCCACGAGACCCATCCAATTGTTTATGGTCGCTACAACGCGATTTCGCGTATTCTTCTGTACTCGAAAATAACGCCTATTTTCAGGCCAAAAATGCAATCGCGCCCTGCGATTTGGGGAGTGAAAACCAATAAGAACCAATTCTATTTCCGATTGAAAAGAAGCAAGCATATCTCGTACTGACAATGTGATGAATTGGCGATAGTCTTGTCCACGAGGTTGATAAATACTGCCTGACATATCCACTACAATGACAAATTTTCTTGCTGTGGTCTTAATACCCAGTAAAACAGATGTGCCATTGAGTTGCTTTTCCAGAGCTTTAATTCGTTCTTCAAGTGGATTATTTTG
Coding sequences within it:
- a CDS encoding protein kinase, producing the protein MNDAQQPLNALPQGYRLQEYELVRVLGFGGFGMTYLGFDHNLDKAVAIKEYLPSDIATRTSDNSVAPQASQFRGDFEWGLDRFVDEARALARFDHRHIIKVYRFFEAHGTAYIVMEYAEGETLSAFLERKGTLKESELKSILYPILDGLEVVHRADFLHRDIKPGNIIIRDEDDSPVLLDFGSARQAIGARSRSVTSIITPGYAPIEQYSSRGDQGPWTDIYALGGVCYRALTGEVPYDATDRMRDDPLIPVSERCAGQVSAEFLSAIDWALAVDEGDRPQSITEWRAKLEGTTVTAFPSGDDSSISVAPVEEASTPSAVSQVVASESERQPRVHGKVLWGALGLCLLLVSLGGYLWWENKKSQAKIERYEEKFKEALKDKDFIIAGIYVDSIRVIDSDAPMLSELESRLSSSRQAERWRQEQAEKQRQEQARWVAEQAEKRRQEQAALLEKQRQEQARLVAEQAEKQRQEQAALLEKQRQAFVAKVGRMPQPRGRHKGETDLHITAKLNLPMLTIFLLKSGADINAKDNDGNTPLHWAAYKDASATAEILLKASTNIYAKNNEGRTPLHSAALQDASATAEILLKSGADVHAKDNTGRTPLHWAAQKNAHRMVEVLLKHGADVNAKINGVTPLRLAIGQNAREAAEVLRRYGGREK
- a CDS encoding FHA domain-containing protein, which encodes MPPAPPGGDQAAGSGRLDAPTQKMDASGSQSQAIPEEKTRIVGGRRRQEDQARLEERAEESNGMDDPVVGWLVIVKGPGKGRAMQLGYGSNSIGRGETDRVNLNFGDDQISRGGHATVTYDPRGRKFYVQHGGGTNLTYLNDQPVLTPVELPALSHISIGNTVLRFMPLCGDAFDWQDTEESQE
- a CDS encoding MotA/TolQ/ExbB proton channel family protein: MATDQTVEINQRLIASGIGLGIGIVLIALLSTIFDNPDSQVGAFLLDRHTENFPYPFTIQNVMWLMFCMGCGELWGRFNQSNLELAQISRRYLPEDEETMLRAQDLGTLYQKMRPMDGERTFFLQRLIARCILQFQGSRSVNQTNSLLNSSLELFQHELELKYTMLRYLVWLIPTMGFIGTVVGIAFALDYAASVENPQDPKLLAQITGRLGVAFYTTLLALIQSALLVFALHIAQGREEMALNQSGQYCLDNLINRLYEK
- a CDS encoding FHA domain-containing protein: MSKFSIYRIGRGSDVDIRIDDSTVSRVQAELVVTAKGAYYLTDCGSSGGSCVARNGEWQPITQGFIAPMDAILLGRYQTTAQQLMAMVKQGDRDIVRRKDDLPEGPVRRNVDTGEIIGDED